The Halichondria panicea chromosome 6, odHalPani1.1, whole genome shotgun sequence genomic sequence gtagttagctctgcactagaacgctagctattggtagttgcaagagtgagaagagagctgcaaggctctgttgatgtaaccattcattttagactggggacttttggcatcgatcgtttttaacaacaatcatggtcgatcattacccccACTCtttgtgattctggattctgccggTATATACCCATGCAGTAATTTTTAAAtgttataatgtgtgtaaaaaagctattgctatagctagtagctttagctttgacacctccatgcacacgcggtgctttcatattTTATAGGGGTTCCAACTGCAGCCACTAAAAGTTAACTTGAAGCTAAAAAAACATAAAGTACTAATTACAAAGGCTTAGTGCTAATAgccataataaaattatagattTGGTTGCTATGGTTGCATGAGAagcgtatagcgggtattttcGTTGGGATAACATTTTCGGGGAAAGCTGACCTTCATGAAAATTTCCCCCACGAAGCACGCATGGTTTACCagttttactcacgaaaatcactgtTTTTGAGTTGAGCAAactttttaccccacgaaaaaaTAGAGTCATTATTAGTGTAATAATGTACATGCGATTTGTCTAGCGTATACCTAGATTTCTCACCTACTCCTACTGCAGGTAGTAGGTGTCCCCGTGCACTGAATCTGGTGCTTGCTGGGGGATAATACTGCTGCCGGAAGTCCTGACCGGAGGGAGCTGACATCAGGTACCTTGGCTCGGTGTTGTCCTCAATGCAGCAGATAGGAGCATCCAGCAGGCCTTTGATGTGGCGAGCACGTACTACAAACATTATTGTACAGGTACCTTAGATGTACTTATTGAGACGAGTACCAAAATTGAACAAGCCCAACTGCCAGGACTTGACCTAGTTTATCTAGCTATGCATATTATACCTGGATGAGGGTTATTCCTAGTGTAGAATCCTATCTTTTTAGGAAGGCCTCCACTTTGCAGGGCTTCTCGGTCATACTTGTTCAGCTTGTGGCTATGATCATATTGCTGCAGTAGAATTAATAGCTAGCTCTTTACCTGTTAATATTAATATAGTCACACCTACAGCTAGCTGATTGTGATCTAACTAGTGTGAATTTTTATTGCTACCTTGGAGTAAATTGGCTTGTAGTCCTTGGCTCCAGATGGGGCTGAAAATCCAAAGGTTAGTGGATCTCTGAGGAGAAGCCCTTCTTGGCCCTTAGGGATAAAGGAGTTTGCCATGTTACTGTGAGATCAACGCTGAAGACTGAAGCTAGCTCTAAGTGTTAGTTGCTGTTGCTAGGACTAAGTACTGTTACTAGGTTTGTAATTATCAGACAAGCTGTAAACTACTAGCTGGGCTCACTGAGCTAGCTCGAGTGTGCAaagcagcccctcccacctATCTACAAGTTCTTCTTACGCTTATTTAGAATGATCATGATGTCACTATGATGTTatttgaactttgacctcacaGTAATCCGATTGGTTGAGTAGGTGGATATGGAATTCACTAATGAAAGAAGGGGATTTTCTTTGACAGTCTCTTTTGGGTTTTTCCCAACTGTTTTATAGTCGTAAAGCGGTTTAAAATACTGGAGCGAAGTGTTGCAAGCTTGACAATTAACTGGATAGAGGGACCAAACGCGAGTATAAAAGGAAAAGCACCTACCAATCAGGAAGGAAACAAGATATTAAGCACTGTAGTATAAGTATAGTACATTGAGACCAGAGCAGCTAGCGCACCCTATAAAAGTTTGACAAGTTTGACTGTGGCATGGCATTGCCAGGAATGGATGCACTACAGAATGGTGAGGgttgtaggtgtgtgtgtgtgcaggctaCAACTTAACTGTAGACTAGCAATAAAGAGCGTTAATAAAAATAGATTGAGCCTTTAGTCTAGTCTTTAATAAAATGCAAGCTTTAATACATGTCTTGGTCAATACTagcatatacacacacacagtcacacgcACATCTTGTTTAGACTTATATTAACACCGATGTGTcagttgtgacaagtgttCATACTGAAATCGTAATGTTTAAATCCCACTTTTTCAAAATCTTGTCAagtgtgtacagctattttgTTAATACCCAAGGCTTGTGTATTTGTTATATTCCGTGAAATTTAAGTGTATATGAAATGTGTCAACCACATGGGCTGAATAGGATGTTGTAGAGAGAGTGTGGCTAAGCTTAAATTTCCCTTAATAATGATTACATCATTCTGTACACTAATCTCAATGTTATTTATTACCAATGACATCACTGTGGTTTGTCCAGCTATCTCCCTAATCAAAACTAGCTTGTTTTACCCACAATATGAATACCACAGCGTGGCAGAAGTTACACCTAATTAAGTCACAATACTCAGCGGATGAATATCCTTGTaacctattttgttggtttagGGATTTTTAGCTCCATTTTTTTGTTATCAAAATAATGTTATTTTTGAAGATCTTGCATTAGAATTTGGAATTAAGAACGTTAAAAtccactacatgtagctgatgAAAGCACCTGTAATTTGCCTGTGATTGTttggtacatgtgtacataattatacgtgacAGTGTACATTTTATTATGTAATCCCTACAGGAGGGGGATTCCCTATGCAGAAGCCTCGACTGGAAATTGTTGAGCAACCTAAAGCGGTGAGTTGGTCAACAGAGCATACCGtgtagcgggttattttcgtatggtggaaattgtAGACacaaaattattctaccgcgaAAGGTTCAACGTcgctatcctgagctgtacaaatatttaaAATATTAAATGAGTAGTTTATACGAATATTTGCACcaatgaaaattacctgctgCACTACTGCCCTATAAGTTTCGTGCGCTTATCAGTATAGCTTGTTTCATTGTTGTCAATAGGTGGCAAATATTTAGTGACTTATCAAGTTGATTCTGATTGTTGTTTTGCatttgtatatacatatacttCAAAAATAGTGGGAACGTGGTGAATGATTCTTGAGATACGATGATGTAATCAGTATGATAAACATTGTGTCCACCCATCACAACTGGCTGTAGTCTTGTATCTTTATTGTAAGTTTTTCACTGCCTGGCCTATCCCATAATGGCATTTACAACAGTCATCATTGACTCTTACTGACTAATGTACATTTTgttgcagtgtacatgtaggatagTACACGTGCAGCTCATCTTACACTGTATCGTTCCCATGTTACAGAGATGCTTTAGACTCATGTTAGGTCAGAAGTTGTTTTACTGTCTCCTGCTATATTCTTTCCCATATAGCGAGGGTTCAGGTTCCGGTACGACTGTGAGGGACAGAGTCATGGCGGACTACCGGGAGAGAACTCAGAGAAAAACAGAAAACAAAAGACATACCCCACCGTTAGGGTGAGTAttgctgagtgtgtgtgtgtcttgtgTCTTGGCCCAGCGTTAGTACTAGCAATGTTCATATAGTTACATGtaattgttacatgtacacatacatattATACCATCTATGTATGGGTAAGCTTTCTTCTATGTAGTGCACTCTCTATTCCTTCTCATGTAGTCCCTCTTTTGCTGACAACTTGTGTTGCTTTGTACTGAGCTCAGTAGAATTTTTCCCAAGGGTTTTTCAAGTCTTTAGGCGAAGGAATATAAATACTTTTTGACAGCTATACAAAGAgctgtgtatgtatatagctgcTTTTATGGTACTCTCTCGTACATGTATCTAGCTTGCATTTGTCCAACAAATCTGTCCTGAAGTAACTCTTAGAGGTGCGAGTTAGTAGTAGCTCTATACAACTGTGCAATAACCTAGCAACTGGAGTGCgcatacatgtaacatgtagTTTCTATTTTCTTGGTGGCTGTATCAACCTTTTAATCTGTTGTTAGTTTTCATGAGATGCACTAGAGCCCCCACTGTCTGCAAATGCTGTTTGTGTGGGCTGGTGATTAGTTAGTAATGATAGGGGTTTCCCCACTtaacatactgtacatgctgctgtgtgtgtgtgtgcttgtataCAACACAGCAGCAGCTTTCTAGACTTCCTGCCTGAAGCATGTCATGGAGTCATTGTGGACTTTAGTTAGGTGCCATAATGCAGGGTCACTTTAACACTGTCTGAGTGTATGCTTGTATTTATATTTTAGCTTGCATTTATATATCACATTTGAGTTTCACTGTTTTCATTTACGgttataaaatcagtgcaATTGTGAAGGTGTGGATAAACTGACAATCAACTGTTTTTATTTTCAAGTTGGTATCAAACGGAAGTTGGTATCAAACGGAAGCCGtcagtgtgtttgtgtgttagGATGTGGTGGACAGTGGATAATCCCTTTTTATTGACTGAAGAAATTGTTCAGTTCCATTATTTACTAGGCTCTGGCCTCACTGTCTCATAGCTAGGACACTGTAGTCATAACAACAGGTtacgtactgtacagtatGCGGCTGTGCTGTGTAATTACTgtattgtacagtgtacattacAGTTTAAGTAAATACATCACTTTATAGCATACTTAATTGTCATTACTACTGTAGTCTTGCTTACAGTTGACACCACTATTCTATAAAATTGTGTGAGACTGATCGCTAATTGCGTCTGACAGTTCGAGTTCCACACACATACTTATAGTACTAGCACTGTAGCCATTTCCCTCTAAGTTGCATTCATGTACAGTGTCTTAGATGTGCACAGTTCGAATCAATTCtctcccccctccacacacatacacagttgATTGGTTACCGAGGTCGTGCCCGTGTGATGGTGTCCCTGGTCTCAGAGAACGAGCCACCCATCCCCCACGCTCACTCCATTGTGGGTAAGAACACTCAAGATGGACGCTGCACCCTCGAGATGGGCCCAGAGACAGAGATGTATGCACAGTAAGTTCCTCAACATCTTGTGTGTGCAGCATACGTGTGCACCTCTCTACATGTGCTCAATACACTAACCTGGGAAGCACTTtgtcctgtacatgtactgaaacCTTGGGCTGACCAACCGTGGTcataataaagaggtggtctaTTGCAACATATGCTATGAAGACTTTCGGACGCAATAACTTGTAATTAGAATGGTCACACAATAGAGACTCTCTCATATGCAGTATTGCCATGTTtaaaacgtacatgtacacattagtAGGAACACATTTATTTATGTGCTcttgattgtacatgtacacgtagtcatgttgtgcatgtatatgaaaTGTGCACGCTTCTTTACTACATTTGTACGTTTGAATGCTCTATACATTGGGAAGAGAACTACTGTTTGTCCTTTGTAGGCATGCAAGTAGTGTCGTGAGCATTATACTATCTGTACTGGATCCATAATGGTTCACACAACTTgagggtgaccactatagaTTTCACTGCATGTAATAGCTCCTAGGTACATTATAACACGCTATTTGTAGTGGTTGCTAGGTGATTGTAGCTATTCTAGCGAGCAGCTCTTGGAATAGTGATGTATTTCCTTTTATCCTAGGCAACGAAAAACATCAGCGTTTGTTGATCTATTGCAAACTATTTGACTAGACTATTCCCATGAAATGATCACTTTTCAAAGGAATAACTTACAATGTAGACAATGTTGCTTATTAGTTATGAGTTTCTGTCTATGGAGCTATAAATCATGCAAACAACTCAGCATTCAGTGTCTTTGATGTTTACATAGGAATGTGCTTCGTGCTGACACCACATACACATTGTGCAATATCTTTAGTTAAATTGCTTACGCTTGCTTAAATCTCTCTTTGAAGTGAACTTAGGTATTTTATTGTAAGCTGACCTCAGCAACACTTAATTTGGGAGCTGGCACTGCTCTCCTGGcataactgtacatgtacaacatgtATATGGAGCAGGGAAATAACGTGGGGATTCGTCTTATTTAGCCTACTGTGCACAGCTGGTCTAGCATTGTTTTAATGTGGAACTTGGCATAGACTGTCGTAGCAAATAGGTACCTGTATTTTCCATGGAAATGTATAATGACTGGATTTTGTCAATGACTGGATCTTctcataattacatgtatgtctatCCACGTCCCAGGTTCCCTAATATGGGCATTCTCCACGTGACCAAGAAAAAGGTGCCGGAGGTCCTCACTCGGAGACTCATCGATGGTCTGCGTGTGAGCCGGGGAGACTTCTCTGGGGGGGATATACCACTGGGACATGGTGAGTAGGTAAAGATCACTGGGTATGAAAGTTATTTTTACTAGTTTGCTCACAGACTACTGTTGTGAAGATCTTTACCATATTTTATTAATAAAatttatacagtgtacatttttgcacacacaccatacaccgTTACCCCACACATAGATGAGCTAGATCAGATTAAATCCCAAGCTAGTCAGTATGCTAAGACCATGAACCTGTCGGTGGTGAGGTTGTGTTTCCAGGCCTTCCTCATAGATGGCCAGGGCAAGTTCACTATTCCAGTGGACCCAGTCTTCAGTCAGAAGGTCTACGACAGCAGTAAGTCTGTGACCTCAAGTATAACTGTTAGTATAGCATAGGCTAGTGACATTGTATATAGATTTATGTACAAAGCCTACTTTGTGCTGTTTtaaagtgtacatgtaacgAAGTGTATGACATGTTGTTTATTTTGGACTGActattacgtacatgtataatgaatGTTGCATTCAGTAGTGAGCTACTTGTAGATATCAGATGGCCAATTCCATCttacatgtgcagtgtgtaCAACAATTACTGGAcataatgtatgcatgtacatgtacgtcatgtatgtactatactgtataatgtgtTATTCATACTAACTTGTAACTGTTTGTGTGCTCATACAGAGGCCCCCTCGGCCGGTACTCTGAAGATCTGTCGACTGGATCGCACCCACGGCTCAGTGAAGGGAGGTGACGATGTCTTCCTCCTCTGTGACAAAGTTCAGAAGAGTAAGTGGGAAGTTTCTGTCAGGGAGGTAGCCACACTCACTGGTctgtggtggttggtactaactaCCCATTTGGCCTAGGTTTAGAGTAACAACCACTTGCCTGATCTAATACATGTTCGTATAGATTGATTTTTTGTTTGTCACTCCCCCTCCCCTTTCTAGACGATATTGAGGTCGTGTTTTATGAAGAAAGAGGTGATGGATCGTCCAACCCAGTCCAACCGTGGACGGCTAAGGGACGATTCGGACCCAACGACGTCCATCACCAGTATGCTGTCGTGTTTCAAACCCCGCCATATTACAATCTGGCCGTTGAGAGGCCAGTTAATGTGCTCGTTGCTCTGAGACGCCCCTCTGATAACGAGATGAGTGAACCAAAACCTTTCACTTACCTACCTCAAGAGTTTGGTGAGTTTTGGGCATTTTTGGTTCACAAATAACTCAGTGTGTATAATTGTGCAGCCTTTAATTATAGCTTTCTGCGACTGTACGTTTGCGTATGTGTACCTTTTAAGTATGCTTGATCAAACCTTGATGGCCCTTTCAAGCAATCGAGTATTGCATGGTTATACGGCAATAAACTAACATGTGTGGGTGCATTCTCTTGACGTTTCACGAGTGTTTTAACTACATATTAGTCCagttattgtgtacatgtacagtgcatgctcATACTGTATGTCTGTGTGTATAGTTTAGTGTGTAGTGTAGAGTTGACTGACAACTGCACACACTCTATACTGCAACAGATGAGGAGCGTATCGGAGCCAAGCGTAAGAAGAAGCTGCAACACTTCAGCAACTTCTTTGGTGATGGAGCGGCCGGGTTTGGTGGTGGAATGGGGGGCACTCTGGGACGCAGCTTCTTTGGAGGAGGTGAGTTCTGCAATATGGAATTGTGTTAACCTCTTGAGCATCTCCCTCACTCATTCTTTACTGCCTCTAacttttttttgttttttattCAGTAAAACTTACTGATTTTTCTACCTGTATTATCTGCATTCGGCATTTATTTTGTGAAGTTAGGCTTAGGGCATCTATGCACGTGCACAGTAGATGGTTAATGACCAAGTCGATGCAAACTGTAGTAGTACCATGTACACGTCATTGTATAGAAAGTCAGTACCTCTTTCTGTGCAGGTGACATGAGTTTTGGCAACTTGCTCAACAAGGACaatggtggtggtggaggTGGGGGCACCAGTTACTCCGGTGGAGCAGGAGGAGACACAACCATGTAGTGAGGGACACACACGCACGTTGCCTGTAACCtgacagtgtatacatgtacatgtagctttgagGGCTTGCAGTGTAGCTGCGTGCTTCATGCTAGGAGAGCTCATACACTAgatatgtatatgtacatgtagtattttCTTTCATCTTTTAATGTTTTGTTTTTTGCACTCTAGCAACCAGTTGGGTATGGACATTTATGACAGTCAGTCAATGTCCAACTCGTACAGTAACCCACCGTCCAATCCGATGCCTCCATTCACCCAACAGCCAGACCACTACAACTTCTCTGGAGCTGCATACCCATCGGCAATGCCAATGAAGTATGTGTTTGTAAAGTCAGCACTAACTAAACCATTCATGAACTATTACTAGTTTGTACCGTGTGTTGTGTACTCTATAGTAAATGTGGACTCCCTGAAATATTCATAGAGTTAGTTAGAGCACTTAACTCAACTCAGGACACAttctctctataattatatctcaaaAGTGTCCACATGTAGAGGTTGTTTAAGTTCCACGTTGCACCGTAAGCCAAGCTATGGTAGTGGTTGTGACCAATGGCTTGTTAGTATGAGTGGTGCTTACAACAGTCTGTGTGTGATAACTACCTGCTCTTGTGTATCTGAATCGAGTGACAGGCTTTAACACACTCAGACAATACGTAAAAACgttgtacctacatgtactagtcaAGTGAAGttctacagtacatgcataatagCTGTAGCTGCCTTTGAGTGAAACCTGTCTTGCGTTTATGGACTCCTTTGTATGccatgtatagtacatgctgTTACTGTAGGTCTAGTTACCCCCTTCCTCCCCTTCCCCCACAGTTCGTTCCAGCCGCCTCAGCCTCAGATGATGATTCCTGGCATGGACTTTCCCCAGCTCCCTCAGATGATGGGTGCAGAGTATGGGATTAGGGGGCGTGGTAGTGGGTCCTCCAACGAGGGTGTGTCGCCGGCCATGATTGGAATGGGAGGGTTTAAGAAGGAGAAGTTGGATGCGGGCTATGGAGACACAGTtgagagtgagtgggtgtattgtttgtctgtgagggtgtggcacCGTATATGGTTCCAATTTGATAAAACATGTATTTTAAGTTTTCATGGGATTGCCTATGTCAGGAGTACATTACTCCtgcctatacatgtatctagaaAAGTGAAGCATCTAGAGTGTCTGCTGTATCATAATATCCCAGAAAAGTGTTCaggataattataactttaAAGTCTTTTATAAGGCGATATAATATGGTATCACTATGTACATGAGGACTTTTTGATCAAGAGAACTATCACGTATAAAGctttatgtgcatgtgtacatggcCACTGTGTACCGCATGATCCACATGATAATCGTGTATTGCATGCACCCTTTGCAGTGGACCATGGCTCTGCCTCTCGTAGAGCACCTCCCCCAACACAACGAGGAGAACCTCGCTCAAAAAGTGAGTcagtcagtgcatgtactaCACATGTGTGccagctacactgtacatgattAGAATGACATGCTTTTTTTTATCGCATAAAATcttagcatacatgtacagtagacaaTTGTTTCCATGCACTAGCTCGTGTCGCGCTCACATAATATCTATACACCTGTATAATGATAGATGTATGtttgatacatgtatgtgtgttcaTTGCTGTAACTTACTCTCCAGTTCTGCTGGACACTGAGAGGGAGGAGAGTGGCTTCCAGGACCTGGAGACCATGGACTCTGGACTGCCCATTGGTGAGCTCCCTCACTCTCTGTGCTGGTTGTGTGTAGTGCATAGCTTGTATTGTAGTGCTAGCATTGTGCTGGGCTGTAACTTGgtgttgatgtacatgtaccgtagtAGTGTTGCCTTGGTGAGCATTGCACAGTGAAGCCAATCTATTTTATAGTCACGTAATTATTACAGCCAGTCCCAAAATATCATTCAACCTTTTTATGCAGGCCACGGAGTTTCgcttattttataattataattatagtactgtatagcgggcaattttcgtgagtaaaattttattgcatgcgttccggtaagtcacgcctacgtttttgaTTTCGTAGAGGTCAGCttgaccacgaaaataacgaatattttaccccacgaaaattacccgctatacagtactgtacatataaaaTTGTATTGTCCATACAAAAGATGTATATTTCAGGAATGCCGTAAAAAAGGATAGAAGTGGGTCAGACAGTTGTGTGGATTAGCTTCTCTTTACACTATGCTGGTGCTTTGTCTGGGATGATAATTGAGTAGCCTTTTAGTCTGTCCACTCCTTTCTTCCCTGTCTGACAGTGGGTGTGTAAAAGGCTCACTAAGCTGCATTGTGTAATGGTGGCTAGGCTAGAGAAGTTGGCACCATAGCTAGCTATCCCTTTCCCGTGTATGTTGGCACAGAACCACCAAAATGCTTAGTTTTCGTGTACTTAGGAGCTTCTAGACATTACAAAATGCAAGAAAATATGTACACAATTGTAAAATCAGTGCACTACAAAAGTACTTCACTAGTATATGTCATGTAATTGTACTGTAAGttattaacacacacacacacctctgtaTGTCCCTTTAGACCAGTTGGAGGGTCGTACTGACAATCCTGCTGAGCAGGAGGCCAGGGCA encodes the following:
- the LOC135337126 gene encoding nuclear factor NF-kappa-B p105 subunit-like — protein: MALPGMDALQNGGGFPMQKPRLEIVEQPKARGFRFRYDCEGQSHGGLPGENSEKNRKQKTYPTVRLIGYRGRARVMVSLVSENEPPIPHAHSIVGKNTQDGRCTLEMGPETEMYAQFPNMGILHVTKKKVPEVLTRRLIDGLRVSRGDFSGGDIPLGHDELDQIKSQASQYAKTMNLSVVRLCFQAFLIDGQGKFTIPVDPVFSQKVYDSKAPSAGTLKICRLDRTHGSVKGGDDVFLLCDKVQKNDIEVVFYEERGDGSSNPVQPWTAKGRFGPNDVHHQYAVVFQTPPYYNLAVERPVNVLVALRRPSDNEMSEPKPFTYLPQEFDEERIGAKRKKKLQHFSNFFGDGAAGFGGGMGGTLGRSFFGGGDMSFGNLLNKDNGGGGGGGTSYSGGAGGDTTMYNQLGMDIYDSQSMSNSYSNPPSNPMPPFTQQPDHYNFSGAAYPSAMPMNSFQPPQPQMMIPGMDFPQLPQMMGAEYGIRGRGSGSSNEGVSPAMIGMGGFKKEKLDAGYGDTVEMDHGSASRRAPPPTQRGEPRSKILLDTEREESGFQDLETMDSGLPIDQLEGRTDNPAEQEARAAGQDLADRQQAAFAVCERMFNALLAWATTRDVRYLLAAQRSLTAVQNQQGDTALHLAIIHNHQDVVLQLLDVLPQLPPTETPVVDCLNNLKQSPLHLAVLTRQHKVIQYLLKANANPLVCDREGNTPLHLACRMGFMQGAVALLNRSNHINTEGCRIPEVNIRNSSGQTPVHLVAKAGHTQVLKQLVNAKADIDVQDSRSGKTALHHAVESGDLPMTGYLVTEANCNIDCCDFSGNTPLHVASGLGRAAIVSLLIAGGAEVGAENQEGETPQMYAEYRNHDTVAKLLHEAADQGMGKTDGELSAQMEAVSIKQEGDLRNLDHLQRISLAVVLDHNDLWKQLGKLMNLGEFEAGFATCSSPTRELLSMFEACDGTIAQLRQYLSQMNASNAVNILDNALSGLDGGERLKSARTVLDSGIESQSTGSNEMSPHVGPYAGHTATMSHSLYGEGLATTQA